In a single window of the Streptomyces sp. HUAS ZL42 genome:
- a CDS encoding DUF899 domain-containing protein translates to MITHALPPVVDAATWKRQLDALRAREKAATRELDAIAAERRRLPMVQMPDYTLEGEDGPVRLADVFEGKRQLIVYNHMWFADREWQCPGCTGFTSQYTRLEFLDNYDARFVIVTQGPIKEALAYKQRVGNQMTWYSTAKSPFGADVGAPPDGGFAVNVFLRDGDTVYRTWHTNGRGTEQLSHTFALIDVLPYGRQEEWQDSPEGWPQSPTYSRWATSKDIAALYGSGSGSGRD, encoded by the coding sequence ATGATCACCCACGCCCTACCACCCGTCGTCGACGCCGCAACGTGGAAGCGCCAACTCGATGCGCTGCGTGCCCGGGAGAAGGCCGCGACGCGGGAGCTTGACGCCATCGCCGCGGAGCGTCGTCGCCTGCCGATGGTCCAGATGCCCGACTACACCCTTGAGGGGGAAGACGGCCCCGTTCGGCTCGCGGACGTCTTTGAAGGCAAGAGGCAACTGATCGTCTACAACCACATGTGGTTCGCGGACAGGGAATGGCAATGCCCGGGCTGCACGGGGTTCACCTCGCAGTACACCCGCCTGGAGTTCCTCGACAACTACGATGCGCGATTCGTCATCGTCACCCAAGGCCCGATCAAAGAGGCACTCGCCTACAAGCAGCGGGTAGGCAACCAGATGACCTGGTACTCCACAGCCAAGAGCCCCTTCGGGGCCGACGTCGGCGCGCCGCCCGACGGAGGATTCGCGGTCAACGTGTTCCTGCGCGACGGCGACACCGTCTATCGCACCTGGCACACCAACGGTCGGGGCACCGAGCAGCTCAGTCACACCTTCGCGCTGATCGACGTCCTGCCGTACGGACGGCAGGAGGAATGGCAGGACTCGCCCGAGGGCTGGCCTCAGTCGCCCACCTACAGCCGGTGGGCGACGTCCAAAGACATCGCTGCGCTCTACGGCTCTGGCTCCGGCTCCGGCCGCGACTGA
- a CDS encoding ATP-binding protein: MRRSRNASPKLPAAQIRDLAALRRLHFGESVILFGPVGVGKTTRRSSPRPPSRPPGRQRPLHQDQPYLSELAGGHADLTWDKRVRELIRLDLLILDDFAMRQLTASQADDLYELVSERQGRSPISAGNRAPSDWYPLFPNPVVAESLLDRLINASHQVIMKGPSHRPKSPTDEPPTGWRRLLTLQREKVERVIESWVFSDGTAPTSPAAAIEVLRERISAGQLETWLTSSSGRSLAFISNTERAMVMLLDCEDDPGEHAVDPGASGSSKGFVLANGQHDAYPDEDTLPLAEALQVVQHILTTGAPPPHAAWSIDR, translated from the coding sequence ATGCGGAGAAGCCGCAACGCCTCCCCGAAGCTGCCCGCCGCCCAGATCCGTGACCTCGCGGCCCTGCGCCGGCTCCACTTCGGCGAGTCCGTCATTCTGTTCGGTCCCGTCGGCGTCGGGAAAACAACACGTCGCTCCAGCCCTCGGCCACCAAGCCGTCCGCCAGGGCGCCAACGTCCGCTTCACCAAGACCAGCCGTATCTGAGCGAACTCGCAGGCGGCCACGCAGACCTCACCTGGGACAAGCGCGTCCGCGAACTCATCCGCCTCGACCTGCTCATCCTCGACGACTTCGCCATGCGCCAGCTGACCGCGTCCCAGGCCGACGACCTCTACGAACTCGTCTCCGAACGGCAGGGTCGGTCCCCGATCAGCGCCGGCAACAGGGCGCCCAGCGACTGGTATCCCCTCTTCCCCAACCCCGTCGTCGCCGAGTCACTGCTGGACCGACTGATCAACGCCAGCCATCAGGTCATCATGAAGGGCCCCAGCCACCGGCCCAAGAGTCCGACGGACGAGCCGCCAACCGGTTGGCGTCGCCTTCTCACACTGCAGCGTGAGAAAGTCGAGCGCGTGATCGAGTCCTGGGTCTTTTCCGACGGCACCGCGCCGACCTCACCGGCGGCGGCGATCGAGGTGCTGCGGGAACGGATCAGTGCCGGGCAACTCGAGACATGGCTTACGAGTTCGTCCGGCCGGTCACTGGCCTTCATCAGCAACACCGAGCGGGCCATGGTCATGCTGCTGGACTGCGAGGACGACCCCGGCGAACACGCGGTAGATCCGGGTGCGAGCGGCTCCAGCAAGGGCTTCGTCCTGGCGAACGGGCAACACGACGCGTATCCCGACGAGGACACGCTGCCCCTGGCGGAGGCACTCCAGGTCGTCCAGCACATCCTGACCACGGGTGCCCCGCCACCTCATGCTGCGTGGTCCATCGACCGCTGA
- a CDS encoding TetR/AcrR family transcriptional regulator produces the protein MARASTARSSTSATPEGGAPVRRGRGRRPADEVRRDILSAAGTLLFDEGMTGFTIERVATTAGVSKMSIYKWWPSKGALALDGYFTAVENTLAFPDTGDIEADLLTQLRAFVHLTADTPAGRIVIELVGAAQTDPDLATAFRERYSGPRRRLAVDVLQRAQQRGQLRADVDARIVVDQLWGACYHRLLIPDEPVTEEFVAGLISNLMHGLRP, from the coding sequence GTGGCCAGGGCATCGACGGCACGTTCAAGCACCAGCGCTACCCCGGAGGGCGGCGCTCCCGTACGGCGCGGCCGGGGCAGGCGACCGGCCGACGAGGTGCGCCGCGACATCCTCTCCGCCGCCGGCACGCTGCTGTTCGACGAAGGGATGACAGGCTTCACCATCGAGCGGGTCGCCACGACGGCGGGCGTCAGCAAGATGTCGATCTACAAGTGGTGGCCCTCAAAGGGCGCGCTCGCCCTCGATGGGTACTTCACCGCGGTCGAGAACACGCTCGCCTTCCCCGACACCGGCGACATCGAGGCCGACCTGCTCACCCAGCTGCGCGCTTTCGTCCACCTCACCGCGGACACCCCAGCCGGCCGCATCGTCATCGAACTGGTCGGCGCGGCGCAGACTGACCCGGACCTCGCCACCGCCTTCCGCGAGCGCTACTCCGGTCCGCGCCGCCGCCTGGCCGTCGACGTCCTGCAACGCGCCCAGCAACGCGGCCAGTTGCGGGCGGACGTGGACGCACGCATCGTCGTCGACCAACTCTGGGGCGCCTGCTACCACCGGCTGCTGATCCCCGACGAGCCCGTCACCGAGGAATTCGTGGCCGGACTCATCTCCAACCTGATGCACGGCCTACGACCATAG
- a CDS encoding SDR family oxidoreductase: MNSTNTRTVTPRVAIVTGGSGGIGRVAAERLAVDGLSVVVSYSGNPAPAQEAVQAIEKAGGTAIAVKADVADETEVTALFDAAEERFGGVDVVVHAAGIMLLAPLAELDLADFDRMHRINVRGTFVVGQQAARRVRSGGAIVNFSSSVTKIALPSYTAYAATKGAVDAMTLILAKELRGRDITVNAVAPGPTATALFLDGKPDAVVEHLTKMSPLERLGTPDDIAEVVSFLAGPARWVNGQVLYANGGVI; encoded by the coding sequence ATGAACAGCACCAACACCAGGACCGTCACCCCGCGCGTTGCCATCGTCACCGGCGGGTCCGGCGGCATCGGCCGGGTTGCCGCCGAGCGCCTGGCCGTCGACGGCCTGTCCGTCGTCGTCTCCTACTCAGGCAACCCGGCCCCCGCCCAGGAGGCGGTGCAGGCGATCGAGAAGGCGGGCGGCACGGCCATCGCCGTCAAGGCAGACGTCGCCGACGAGACCGAGGTGACCGCCCTGTTCGACGCGGCCGAGGAGCGCTTCGGCGGCGTCGACGTCGTGGTGCATGCGGCCGGGATCATGCTGCTCGCGCCGCTGGCCGAACTCGACCTCGCCGACTTCGACCGGATGCACCGCATCAACGTGCGCGGCACCTTCGTCGTCGGCCAGCAGGCCGCCCGCCGCGTCCGCTCCGGCGGTGCGATCGTCAACTTCTCCAGCTCGGTCACGAAGATCGCTCTGCCGAGCTACACCGCCTATGCCGCCACCAAGGGCGCCGTCGACGCCATGACGCTGATCCTCGCCAAGGAACTGCGCGGCCGCGACATCACCGTCAACGCCGTCGCCCCCGGCCCGACCGCGACCGCCTTGTTCCTGGACGGCAAGCCGGACGCCGTCGTCGAGCACCTGACGAAGATGTCGCCCCTGGAGCGACTGGGCACCCCCGACGACATCGCCGAGGTCGTCTCCTTCCTGGCCGGCCCGGCCCGCTGGGTCAACGGCCAGGTCCTCTACGCCAACGGCGGCGTCATCTGA
- a CDS encoding SDR family oxidoreductase codes for MSKTVLITGASSGFGAMTARALADAGHLVYAGIRHTTGRNRPAVAEAARYAHEHGVDLRSVELDVSDQASVDAAIAAIVAESSRIDVVVHNAGHMVLGPLEAFTPEQLHEVFDVNAASTQRVNRAVLPHLRRQGDGLLVWVGSTSTRGGTPPYLGPYFAAKAAMDSLAVTYAAEVARFGIDTTIVVPGAFTSGTNHFAHSGRPADTTVADAYEARYAGLSEQVGARLEEITPPDADPAEVAAAIVRVVETPKGQRPFRVHIDPVDDGAETVNRVGDMVRTAFYHRIGLDDLLVPHLA; via the coding sequence ATGTCCAAGACCGTGCTCATCACCGGTGCGTCCAGCGGCTTCGGCGCCATGACCGCACGCGCCCTCGCCGACGCCGGCCACCTCGTCTACGCCGGCATCCGCCACACCACCGGCCGCAACCGCCCCGCCGTCGCCGAGGCCGCCCGCTACGCCCACGAACACGGCGTCGACCTGCGCAGCGTCGAACTCGACGTCAGCGACCAGGCGTCCGTGGACGCAGCCATCGCCGCGATCGTCGCCGAGTCGAGCCGGATCGACGTGGTCGTGCACAACGCCGGCCACATGGTCCTGGGCCCGCTGGAGGCCTTCACACCGGAACAGCTGCACGAGGTGTTCGACGTCAACGCTGCCTCCACCCAGCGCGTCAACCGCGCCGTACTGCCCCACCTGCGTCGGCAGGGCGACGGCCTGCTGGTGTGGGTCGGCTCGACCAGCACCAGGGGCGGAACCCCGCCCTACCTCGGCCCCTACTTCGCCGCCAAGGCCGCCATGGACTCCCTCGCCGTCACCTACGCCGCCGAGGTCGCCCGCTTCGGCATCGACACCACGATTGTGGTCCCCGGTGCATTCACCTCCGGCACCAACCACTTCGCCCACTCCGGCCGCCCCGCCGACACCACCGTCGCCGACGCCTACGAGGCCCGCTACGCGGGACTGTCGGAGCAGGTCGGCGCACGCCTGGAGGAGATCACCCCGCCCGACGCGGACCCGGCTGAGGTCGCCGCCGCGATCGTGCGCGTCGTCGAGACCCCCAAGGGGCAGCGCCCCTTCCGTGTCCACATCGACCCCGTGGACGACGGCGCCGAGACTGTCAACCGTGTCGGCGACATGGTGCGTACCGCCTTCTACCACCGCATCGGCCTCGACGACCTGCTCGTACCGCACCTCGCCTGA
- a CDS encoding SpoIIE family protein phosphatase — protein sequence MQGSIGRYLAPWRHPPSGRSHDRRISLLSLRSAAGQVFLLQVLIVVLLVVAAVAAMVVQASRDALQQGRRESVVAAQTFASAPGVAQAFRSPDPSAVLQPRAEAARKRAGVDFVVAISTEGIRYTYPYPQEIGKKFVGTIEPALEGRTVIEQAGGPPLPAGKGTAVQAVVPVTDSRGTVVGLVSAGITVKNVLNRWILQLWIAVGAGAAALTLATVGTTLVARRLRRQTHGLAPVELARMYEHHDAVLHAVREGVLITDADGRLLLANDEAQQLLGLPADAQGHHVRELGLPEQLTHLLTSQDVVTDKVHLAGDRLLSVNKRPTFPHAARDGSVVTLRDTTELAAVSGRAEVARERLKLLYESGVGIGTTLDVRRTAQELAEVAVPQFADLVTVDLLDAVLRGWEPTADGWRHLRRAAIGGEQQMMPVYPLGEMIAFLPGTPQMRTLQQGRGVLEADLREARGWQQQDPDRARKALEGGMHSLVTVPLQARGVPLGVANFYRTGHSPPFQPEDLSFAEELGARAAVALDNARRFTREHTMAVTLQRSLLPREQPEQDALEVAWRYLPAEAGVGGDWFDVIPLPGARVALVMGDVVGHGLHAAATMGRLRTAVHNFSTLDLPVEEVLGHLDELVVRMDKEESTGDTPDGHEGEGVTGATCLYAIYDPVAGTCTMARAGHPDPVAVGPDGTVAFVDVQASAPLGLGDHPFETAEVSLPEGSQLVLYTDGLVEDRARDLDVGLDALRRALAGAGRRPPEETCQVVIDALRPAHPSDDIALLVARTRLFPPSRVAEWDVPSDHAVVPSVRAQCREKLSEWGLEDIAFSTELIISELVTNAIRYGSPPITARLLYGRCLICEVSDGSSTSPRLRRATTTDEGGRGLFLVAQFAQRWGTRHTPRGKVIWAEQTPHDGASAPAGHTPVDVLLEQFGDTAL from the coding sequence ATGCAGGGATCTATCGGGCGATATCTGGCACCGTGGCGTCATCCGCCCAGCGGACGTTCGCATGACCGCCGCATCTCCTTGCTGAGCCTGCGCAGTGCGGCTGGGCAGGTGTTTCTTCTCCAGGTCCTCATCGTGGTGCTGTTGGTCGTGGCTGCGGTGGCAGCCATGGTGGTCCAGGCATCCCGTGACGCATTGCAGCAGGGGCGTAGGGAATCGGTCGTCGCAGCGCAGACGTTCGCGAGCGCCCCCGGTGTGGCCCAGGCGTTCCGCAGCCCGGACCCGAGCGCGGTGTTGCAGCCACGAGCCGAAGCGGCACGGAAGAGGGCGGGCGTGGACTTCGTCGTCGCCATCAGCACCGAGGGCATTCGTTACACGTATCCCTACCCGCAGGAGATCGGGAAGAAGTTCGTCGGCACCATCGAACCGGCGTTGGAAGGCCGGACTGTCATCGAGCAGGCCGGTGGCCCCCCGCTGCCCGCGGGCAAGGGAACGGCCGTGCAGGCGGTGGTGCCGGTGACCGACTCGCGCGGCACGGTCGTCGGCCTGGTCTCCGCGGGGATCACGGTCAAGAATGTGTTGAACCGGTGGATCCTGCAGCTGTGGATCGCTGTCGGCGCCGGCGCGGCAGCGCTCACGCTGGCCACGGTCGGGACGACGCTGGTGGCCCGGCGGCTGCGCAGGCAGACGCACGGTCTGGCCCCGGTGGAGCTGGCGCGGATGTACGAGCACCACGACGCCGTGCTGCACGCGGTGCGTGAAGGGGTGCTGATCACTGACGCGGACGGGCGATTGCTGCTGGCCAACGACGAGGCTCAGCAGTTGCTGGGCTTGCCGGCGGATGCCCAGGGGCACCATGTTCGGGAACTGGGACTGCCGGAGCAGCTCACCCACCTGCTCACGTCGCAGGACGTAGTAACCGACAAGGTACATCTCGCAGGCGACCGCTTGCTGTCGGTGAACAAGCGGCCCACGTTCCCGCACGCGGCACGTGACGGCAGCGTGGTGACGTTGCGGGACACCACCGAGCTGGCCGCGGTCTCGGGGCGGGCCGAGGTTGCACGGGAACGGCTGAAACTGCTGTACGAGTCAGGGGTGGGGATCGGAACCACGCTGGATGTGCGGCGCACGGCGCAGGAACTGGCCGAAGTGGCCGTGCCACAGTTCGCAGACCTCGTCACAGTGGATCTGCTGGACGCGGTGCTGCGAGGGTGGGAGCCGACAGCCGATGGATGGCGGCACCTCCGGCGTGCGGCGATCGGCGGTGAGCAGCAGATGATGCCGGTGTATCCACTCGGCGAAATGATCGCTTTCCTGCCGGGCACTCCGCAGATGCGGACGCTGCAACAGGGACGGGGCGTTCTGGAGGCTGATCTGCGCGAGGCGCGCGGCTGGCAGCAGCAAGACCCGGATCGTGCGCGTAAGGCCCTTGAGGGCGGGATGCATTCCCTGGTCACCGTGCCGCTGCAGGCGCGAGGTGTGCCGCTGGGCGTGGCGAACTTCTATCGGACGGGGCACTCCCCGCCGTTCCAGCCGGAGGACCTGTCCTTCGCGGAGGAACTGGGCGCACGGGCGGCCGTGGCTCTCGACAACGCCCGGAGGTTCACCCGCGAGCACACGATGGCGGTAACGCTGCAACGCAGTCTGCTGCCCCGGGAGCAGCCGGAGCAGGACGCACTGGAGGTGGCCTGGCGGTATCTGCCGGCGGAGGCGGGCGTGGGCGGGGACTGGTTCGACGTCATCCCGCTTCCCGGCGCCCGGGTGGCGCTGGTGATGGGCGACGTCGTCGGCCACGGCTTGCATGCGGCCGCGACGATGGGGCGACTGCGCACCGCGGTGCACAACTTCTCCACGCTCGACCTCCCCGTGGAGGAAGTGCTCGGGCACCTGGACGAGCTGGTCGTGCGCATGGACAAGGAGGAGAGCACCGGCGATACCCCGGACGGCCACGAGGGAGAGGGCGTGACCGGCGCGACGTGTCTGTACGCGATCTACGACCCGGTGGCGGGGACGTGCACCATGGCCCGGGCAGGACACCCCGATCCGGTGGCGGTGGGCCCGGACGGGACCGTTGCCTTTGTCGACGTGCAGGCCTCGGCCCCGCTCGGGCTGGGAGATCACCCCTTCGAAACCGCCGAGGTGTCCCTGCCGGAAGGTTCACAACTAGTGCTGTACACCGACGGACTGGTGGAGGACCGCGCCCGCGATCTGGACGTAGGGCTGGATGCGCTGCGCCGAGCGCTGGCCGGGGCCGGGAGGCGCCCGCCGGAGGAGACGTGCCAGGTGGTGATCGATGCGTTGCGGCCGGCACACCCCTCCGACGACATCGCGCTGCTCGTGGCTCGTACCCGGCTGTTCCCGCCTTCGCGCGTGGCCGAGTGGGACGTGCCGTCGGACCATGCAGTGGTGCCCTCGGTGCGGGCGCAGTGCAGGGAGAAGTTGTCGGAGTGGGGTCTGGAAGACATCGCGTTCAGCACGGAGCTGATCATCAGCGAGTTGGTCACGAACGCAATCCGGTACGGATCGCCACCCATCACGGCGCGGCTGCTGTACGGGCGCTGTTTGATCTGCGAGGTGTCGGACGGCAGCAGCACCTCGCCGCGCCTGCGGCGGGCGACGACCACGGACGAGGGAGGGAGGGGGTTGTTCCTCGTGGCCCAGTTCGCACAGCGATGGGGCACACGGCACACACCCCGCGGCAAGGTCATCTGGGCGGAACAGACTCCTCACGACGGCGCATCCGCACCCGCGGGCCACACACCGGTCGACGTCCTCCTTGAGCAGTTCGGTGATACCGCCCTGTGA
- a CDS encoding FAD-binding oxidoreductase — MTEGVADVAAALAAALPGRVVTDRDAMQAYRRDQCLLAPAGHPAAVVRARSTDDVITTLRTAGEQHAPVVTRGAGTGLAGAANAIDGCVVLSLTAMDRILAVDVPGRTATVEPGVLTGDLDARAREHGLWYPPDPGSKAISTVGGNLATNAGGMCCAKYGVTGDHVAALTAVLADGRVIRTGPATRKNVTGLDLTRLLVGSEGTLAVIVEATVRLRPFPAAIATAVAAFPTPQHAVDTVLQIAAVADPAAVELMDRTCIHAVNSMTRMGLDESAGALLVVQCDGPSADQEAATCARLAEAGGATEVLHTADPAEGEMFMQARRAVYPALERLGTTLLDDVGVAVRDLPRLLAAIEQAAADHGVLVGTFGHAADGNLHPTVVYDATDRDGAVRAGAAFDDIVAAALALGGTITGEHGVGSLKTRYLDAQLGPTERELMTGIKAVFNPRGILNPGRAY, encoded by the coding sequence GTGACCGAGGGTGTTGCGGACGTCGCCGCCGCCCTCGCCGCAGCGCTGCCGGGCCGGGTGGTCACCGATCGGGACGCGATGCAGGCCTACCGCCGTGACCAGTGCCTGTTGGCTCCCGCTGGGCACCCGGCGGCGGTGGTCCGTGCCCGCTCGACCGATGACGTGATCACCACGCTGCGCACAGCCGGTGAGCAGCACGCCCCGGTGGTGACCCGGGGGGCCGGCACCGGGTTGGCCGGCGCGGCCAACGCGATCGACGGCTGCGTCGTCCTCTCGCTCACCGCGATGGACCGGATCCTCGCCGTGGACGTGCCCGGCCGGACGGCGACCGTCGAGCCGGGCGTGCTCACGGGCGATCTCGACGCCCGCGCCCGCGAGCACGGCCTGTGGTATCCGCCGGACCCGGGCAGCAAGGCCATCTCCACCGTCGGCGGCAATCTGGCGACCAACGCAGGCGGCATGTGCTGTGCCAAGTACGGGGTCACCGGCGACCATGTCGCCGCGCTGACGGCCGTACTCGCCGATGGCCGCGTGATCCGTACCGGTCCGGCGACCCGCAAGAACGTCACCGGCCTCGACCTCACCCGGCTCCTGGTCGGCTCCGAAGGCACCCTGGCGGTGATCGTGGAGGCCACCGTGCGACTGCGACCGTTCCCGGCGGCCATCGCGACTGCGGTGGCCGCGTTCCCGACGCCGCAGCACGCAGTCGACACCGTGCTGCAGATCGCGGCCGTCGCCGACCCGGCGGCGGTGGAGCTCATGGACCGCACCTGTATTCACGCCGTCAACAGCATGACGCGGATGGGTTTGGACGAGTCGGCCGGAGCGCTCCTTGTCGTCCAGTGCGACGGGCCGTCCGCCGATCAGGAGGCAGCAACCTGCGCCAGGCTGGCCGAGGCAGGCGGCGCCACCGAGGTGCTGCACACCGCCGACCCGGCGGAAGGCGAGATGTTCATGCAGGCCAGACGCGCGGTGTACCCGGCGTTGGAGAGGCTGGGCACCACGCTGCTCGACGACGTCGGTGTCGCGGTCCGTGACCTGCCCCGATTGCTTGCCGCGATCGAGCAAGCCGCCGCCGACCACGGCGTGCTCGTCGGCACCTTCGGCCACGCCGCCGACGGCAACCTGCATCCGACCGTCGTCTACGACGCCACCGACCGTGACGGTGCCGTCCGTGCCGGCGCCGCTTTCGACGACATCGTGGCCGCCGCGCTCGCGCTCGGCGGCACGATCACCGGCGAGCACGGTGTGGGCTCGCTCAAGACACGCTACCTTGATGCACAACTCGGTCCCACCGAGCGGGAGTTGATGACCGGCATCAAGGCCGTCTTCAACCCCAGGGGCATCCTCAACCCGGGTCGCGCGTATTAG
- a CDS encoding FadR/GntR family transcriptional regulator, whose protein sequence is MTISPVSRMPLSLEVAQRLRMAILDGTFAANAELPTETELAQSFGVGRSTIREALRVLQAHGLISGADSVSTARPRVTHERTAGAAGLALSTALQVGAIPLADLVALRTLLEAETMRQTTSVPEAARSCLATMAAAVENTDIRTFHAADVDFHVQLAYASGNQALGFVIGVLRDCIAGYLLDALAAVADRGTVLARLLAEHQAIVDALDAGENDRAAELVVAHVRGFYEPETP, encoded by the coding sequence ATGACGATCTCGCCGGTATCGCGGATGCCCCTGAGCCTCGAAGTGGCCCAGCGCCTGCGCATGGCCATCCTCGACGGCACGTTCGCCGCCAACGCCGAGCTGCCCACGGAAACCGAACTCGCCCAGTCCTTCGGTGTCGGGCGGTCCACCATCCGTGAGGCGCTCCGGGTGTTGCAGGCGCACGGTCTGATAAGCGGCGCGGACAGCGTGTCCACTGCGCGTCCGCGCGTCACTCACGAGCGCACGGCGGGTGCGGCGGGCCTTGCGCTGAGCACCGCTTTGCAGGTCGGCGCGATCCCGCTGGCCGACCTGGTGGCGCTGCGCACGCTGCTGGAGGCGGAGACGATGCGGCAGACCACCTCCGTACCGGAGGCGGCTCGGTCCTGCCTGGCGACCATGGCGGCAGCGGTGGAGAACACCGACATCCGCACCTTCCACGCCGCTGACGTGGACTTCCACGTACAACTCGCCTACGCCAGCGGCAATCAGGCGCTGGGATTCGTCATCGGCGTGCTGCGCGACTGCATCGCCGGCTATCTGCTGGACGCGCTCGCCGCGGTGGCCGATCGAGGAACGGTGCTCGCGCGTCTGCTGGCCGAACACCAGGCGATCGTCGACGCCCTGGACGCGGGCGAGAACGACCGCGCCGCCGAGCTGGTCGTGGCGCACGTCCGCGGTTTCTACGAGCCGGAGACGCCGTGA
- a CDS encoding cysteine hydrolase, with product MTDQLKLDPAKTAIVLIEYQNEFTSDGGVLHGAVADVMQRTGMLANTVAMVDAARRAGVAIMHAPITFAEGYGELTRHPYGILKGVVDGKAFVKGTWGASIVDELTPANGDIVIEGKRGLDTFASTNLDFILRSKGIDTIILGGFLTNCCVESTMRTGYEHGFRVITLTDCVAATSQEEHDNAISYDFPMFSLPMTSADVIAAL from the coding sequence ATGACCGACCAGCTCAAGCTCGACCCGGCCAAGACCGCGATCGTGCTCATCGAGTACCAGAACGAGTTCACCAGCGACGGCGGCGTGCTGCACGGAGCGGTCGCCGACGTCATGCAGCGCACCGGCATGCTCGCCAACACCGTCGCCATGGTCGACGCGGCCCGGCGGGCCGGCGTGGCGATCATGCACGCGCCGATCACGTTCGCCGAAGGCTACGGCGAGCTGACCCGACACCCGTACGGCATCCTCAAAGGCGTCGTCGACGGGAAGGCGTTCGTAAAAGGCACGTGGGGCGCCTCCATCGTCGACGAGCTCACGCCGGCGAACGGGGACATCGTCATCGAGGGCAAGCGCGGGCTCGACACCTTCGCCAGCACCAACCTCGATTTCATCCTGCGCAGCAAGGGCATCGACACGATCATCCTCGGCGGCTTCCTCACCAACTGCTGCGTGGAGTCGACCATGCGCACCGGTTACGAGCACGGTTTCCGCGTGATCACTCTGACCGACTGCGTCGCCGCCACGTCGCAGGAGGAGCACGACAACGCCATCTCCTACGACTTCCCGATGTTCTCCCTGCCGATGACCTCGGCCGACGTCATCGCCGCCCTGTAG
- a CDS encoding sulfotransferase — protein MRSLTFVIGTGRSGSTALSRILNAHPEVLSLNEFMASVGDVAFPAGKVTGEEFWQLLFRPAPHFERMIRSGLPLPEFLYTRRPGRYATETTGVPALSLMVLPHLTDDPDGLLDELGAAVVRWPERTAAEHHRALFGLLCARYGRTAVVERSGYSTGWAPGLRAAFPDARFVHMFREGPDCALSMSRHPGYRTIALLREIKARAGVNSLADLTDEHVRSLPGDLSPLLAERFDAALVRDRYVPLRTFGSLWSELVTEGAAFLSRLPADQRTTLAYEDLLDHPAEELTRLAEFVGVRPLPQWLLTGSALLDHSRRGSARRLPAAELEELRESCAPGTLLLQGRPSR, from the coding sequence GTGCGTTCCTTGACCTTCGTCATCGGTACGGGGCGCAGCGGCTCGACTGCGCTGTCACGCATCCTCAACGCCCACCCGGAAGTACTGAGCCTCAACGAGTTCATGGCCTCCGTGGGCGACGTCGCCTTCCCCGCGGGGAAGGTGACCGGTGAAGAGTTCTGGCAGCTGCTCTTCCGGCCCGCCCCGCACTTCGAGCGGATGATCCGTAGCGGGCTGCCGCTGCCGGAGTTCCTCTACACACGCCGCCCTGGGAGGTATGCGACGGAGACCACCGGTGTTCCGGCTCTCTCTTTGATGGTGCTGCCTCACCTCACCGACGACCCGGACGGGCTTCTCGACGAGCTCGGCGCAGCGGTGGTCCGGTGGCCCGAGCGCACTGCCGCCGAGCACCATCGAGCGCTGTTCGGTCTGCTCTGCGCGCGGTACGGACGGACCGCCGTCGTGGAACGCTCCGGTTACTCGACGGGCTGGGCACCAGGGCTACGGGCCGCGTTCCCGGACGCCAGGTTCGTGCACATGTTCAGGGAAGGGCCGGACTGCGCCCTGTCCATGAGCCGTCATCCCGGGTACCGCACGATCGCCCTGCTGCGCGAGATCAAGGCACGAGCCGGCGTCAACAGTCTCGCCGACCTGACCGACGAGCACGTGCGCTCGCTGCCAGGCGACCTGTCACCGCTGCTCGCCGAGCGCTTCGACGCCGCGCTCGTGCGTGACCGGTACGTCCCTCTGCGGACGTTCGGCAGCCTCTGGTCCGAACTCGTCACCGAGGGCGCAGCGTTCCTCAGCCGACTGCCCGCGGACCAGCGCACCACACTTGCCTACGAAGACCTCCTCGACCATCCCGCCGAAGAGCTGACCCGCCTGGCCGAGTTCGTCGGCGTCCGCCCCCTCCCGCAGTGGCTGCTCACCGGGTCGGCACTACTCGACCACAGCAGACGTGGCTCCGCCCGGAGGCTGCCGGCCGCTGAACTCGAGGAGCTGAGGGAGAGCTGCGCCCCAGGCACCCTCCTCTTGCAGGGCCGACCGAGCCGGTGA
- a CDS encoding DUF2180 family protein: protein MNCYECLQSGRISQAVAVCRLCGAAVCVEHVRTEAIQVRESANPGKVIHDQPARQLTCPVCRAAEQSF from the coding sequence ATGAACTGCTATGAATGCCTCCAGTCGGGGCGTATCTCGCAAGCGGTAGCCGTGTGCCGGCTGTGTGGCGCCGCTGTCTGCGTCGAGCACGTGCGCACGGAGGCGATTCAAGTACGCGAGTCCGCCAACCCCGGCAAGGTGATTCACGACCAGCCGGCCCGGCAGCTGACCTGCCCGGTGTGTCGTGCGGCGGAGCAGTCATTCTGA